The Mycolicibacterium duvalii DNA window CAAGTCGCCAGATCCAGTGCGCTTCGATGCCGGGTCGGGTCGAACGCGTCGAACCGGCCCTGCCCGACCACGGCCAGCCCGCGCTGCGGCGCCCGGAAGTCGCCGAGCCGGGCCTGGTCGGGCAACGGTGCGACCGGCCCGAGATCACGGCCGAACAGGAATGCGCGGCTGGTGCGCACCGCCCACATCTGCCGCGGCGCGATGCGGAAGTGCTGCCCGTTGGGCATCGTGCCCGCCAGCCGCACCTGACCGGCGCCCAGCATCGTGCCGGCCAACCGGCCGATCACGCCCAGTGCGCCCGTGCTGGTCCAGAGTTGCTCGGGCAGTCGAGTCGCGACGGCCGTCAGCGCGCGGGTGGTCGCGGTGGCGTGCAGTTCCAGGGCCCACTCCAGCACGCCGGGGATCGCGATGACCAGCGCGTTGTCCCCGGTCCACGTCGCCTCAACCGGACAGACGACGGCGTCGTTGGTGGTTGCGGTGCTGAAGTAGCGGGCGCAACTGTGTTCGGCGGGCGTCGTCGCATAGAACGTCCAGGTGCCGTCCGGCGCGCGATGCCACACCGACCGGTAGCCCGGCACCGAGTCCGGCAGGAACGAGGCGGCCGGGAAATCCCGGTAGGCCAGGTAGTGACCGGTTGCGAACGGCAAGCCCATCACCCCGAAACCGGTGACGGTCTCGTCGGGGCCGGCCGGCAGGATCGGTGTGCGGGCCACCGCAGCGGCGGCGGAGCGAGGAGATCGAGCAGATGTGGTGGTTGTCATGGCTGCCAGCGTGGCGCCGCACCCCGTCCGCCGGCATGAGGCGGATGCCTCAAATTCCGCCTAGTTACGCCGGGCCAGCTCGCGCAGCACCGAGTCCGTCGCCGCCCAGTCCATGCACTTGTCGGTGACGGACTGCCCGTAGGTCAGCGGCGCGGAGTCCGGCGCCTGCGCACCGGCCACCAGGAAGCTCTCCAGCATCACGCCGCTGACCGGCGCGCCGTCGCGCACCATCTGGGCGACCTCGGTGGCCACTCCGGCCTGACGGAGGTGGTCCTTGCCGGAATTGGCGTGGCTGCAGTCGATCACCACGCGGCCCGGCAGCCCGGCGGCGACCAGCTTGGCCGCGGTCGCGGTGACCGCCTCGGCCGAGTAGTTGGGGCCGTCGGTGCCGCCGCGCAGGATCACGTGACAGTCCTCGTTGCCCTCGGTGCTGACCACGGCACCCCGGCCCAGATCGTCCATGCCGAAGAAGACGTGCTGGGCGGCCGCGGCTTTGACCCCGTCGACGGCCACCTGAATGTTGCCGTCGGTGCCGTTCTTGAAGCCGACGGGCATCGACAGCCCCGAGGCGAGCTGACGGTGCACCTGGGATTCGGTGGTGCGGGCGCCGATCGCGCCCCATGCCACCGCGTCGGCGATGTACTGCGGGCTGGTGGGTTCGAGGAACTCGCACCCCACCGGCAGGCCGATGTCGATGATGTCGAGCAGTAACTGGCGGGCGATGCGCAGACCGCGGGCCACGTCGAAGGTGTTGTCCATACCGGGGTCGTTGATGAGCCCCTTCCAGCCGATCGTGGTGCGGGGCTTCTCGAAGTACACCCGCATGACGATCTTGAGCCGGTCGCCGAGTTCTTCGGCGAGCTTGGCCAGCCGGCTCGCGTAGTCGAGCGCGGCTGCCGGGTCGTGCACCGAGCACGGTCCGACCACGACCAGCAGACGGTTGTCGCGGCCGGCCAGGATGTCGGCGATCTCGTCGCGATCGCGGGCCACCCGCTCGGCGCGGCGGGCGCCCAGCGGGAACTCCGTCAGCACGTCGTGCGGGCTGGGAATCT harbors:
- a CDS encoding 3-deoxy-7-phosphoheptulonate synthase, producing MNLAQIATPPATSDRRIRRFTEIPSPHDVLTEFPLGARRAERVARDRDEIADILAGRDNRLLVVVGPCSVHDPAAALDYASRLAKLAEELGDRLKIVMRVYFEKPRTTIGWKGLINDPGMDNTFDVARGLRIARQLLLDIIDIGLPVGCEFLEPTSPQYIADAVAWGAIGARTTESQVHRQLASGLSMPVGFKNGTDGNIQVAVDGVKAAAAQHVFFGMDDLGRGAVVSTEGNEDCHVILRGGTDGPNYSAEAVTATAAKLVAAGLPGRVVIDCSHANSGKDHLRQAGVATEVAQMVRDGAPVSGVMLESFLVAGAQAPDSAPLTYGQSVTDKCMDWAATDSVLRELARRN